From Rhinolophus sinicus isolate RSC01 linkage group LG15, ASM3656204v1, whole genome shotgun sequence, the proteins below share one genomic window:
- the TMUB2 gene encoding transmembrane and ubiquitin-like domain-containing protein 2 isoform X4, with protein sequence MGPLSSRSLIEMDSVDPVSSQAMELSDVTLIEGVGNEVTVVAGVVVLILALILAWLSTYVADSSSNQLLGTIVSAGDTSVLHLGHVDHLVAGQGTPEPTELPHPSEGLPKRPAGPESSSPEVPLRCEDSTCLPPSPGLINVRLKFLNDTEELAVARPEDTVGALKSKYFPGQESQMKLIYQGRLLQDPGRTLRSLNITNNCVIHCHRSPPGSAVSGPSASLAPSSATEPPSLGVSVGSLMVPVFVVLLGVVWYFRINYRQFFTAPATVSLVGVTVFFSFLVFGMYGR encoded by the exons TGTGGACCCGGTCAGCAGCCAGGCCATGGAACTCTCTGATGTCACCCTCATTGAGGGTGTGGGTAATGAGGTGACTGTGGTGGCAGGTGTGGTGGTGCTGATTCTGGCCTTGATCCTAGCTTGGCTCTCTACCTACGTAGCAGACAGCAGTAGCAACCAGCTCCTGGGCACTATTGTGTCAGCTGGCGACACATCCGTCCTCCACCTGGGGCATGTGGACCATCTGGTTGCAGGCCAAGGCACCCCAGAGCCAACTGAACTCCCCCATCCATCAGAGG GCCTGCCCAAAAGACCAGCGGGCCCAGAAAGCAGCAGTCCAGAAGTCCCTCTGAGATGTGAGGATAgcacctgcctgcctcccagccctggcctcaTCAACGTGCGGCTCAAATTCCTCAATGACACCGAGGAGCTGGCTGTGGCCAGGCCAGAAGATACCGTGGGTGCCCTGAAGAG TAAATACTTCCCTGGACAAGAGAGCCAGATGAAACTGATCTACCAGGGCCGCCTGCTGCAGGACCCAGGCCGCACACTGCGTTCCCTGAACATTACCAACAACTGTGTGATTCACTGCCACCGCTCACCCCCAGGGTCAGCTGTTTCAGGCCCCTCAGCCTCCCTGGCCCCCTCCTCAGCCACTGAGCCCCCCAGCCTTGGTGTCAGTGTGGGCAGCCTTATGGTGCCTGTGTTTGTGGTGCTGTTGGGTGTGGTCTGGTACTTCCGTATCAATTACCGCCAGTTCTTTACCGCACCTGCCACTGTCTCCCTGGTGGGGGTCACTGTCTTCTTCAGCTTCCTAGTATTTGGGATGTATGGACGATAA
- the TMUB2 gene encoding transmembrane and ubiquitin-like domain-containing protein 2 isoform X1, with amino-acid sequence MGPLSSRSLIEMDSVDPVSSQAMELSDVTLIEGVGNEVTVVAGVVVLILALILAWLSTYVADSSSNQLLGTIVSAGDTSVLHLGHVDHLVAGQGTPEPTELPHPSEGNDEKAEEAGEGGGDSTGELGAGGGVEPSLEHLLDIQGLPKRPAGPESSSPEVPLRCEDSTCLPPSPGLINVRLKFLNDTEELAVARPEDTVGALKSKYFPGQESQMKLIYQGRLLQDPGRTLRSLNITNNCVIHCHRSPPGSAVSGPSASLAPSSATEPPSLGVSVGSLMVPVFVVLLGVVWYFRINYRQFFTAPATVSLVGVTVFFSFLVFGMYGR; translated from the exons TGTGGACCCGGTCAGCAGCCAGGCCATGGAACTCTCTGATGTCACCCTCATTGAGGGTGTGGGTAATGAGGTGACTGTGGTGGCAGGTGTGGTGGTGCTGATTCTGGCCTTGATCCTAGCTTGGCTCTCTACCTACGTAGCAGACAGCAGTAGCAACCAGCTCCTGGGCACTATTGTGTCAGCTGGCGACACATCCGTCCTCCACCTGGGGCATGTGGACCATCTGGTTGCAGGCCAAGGCACCCCAGAGCCAACTGAACTCCCCCATCCATCAGAGGGTAATGATGAGAAGGCTGAAGAGGCTGGCGAAGGTGGGGGAGACTCCACAGGGGAGCTTGGAGCTGGGGGTGGTGTGGAGCCCAGCCTTGAGCATCTGCTTGACATCCAAGGCCTGCCCAAAAGACCAGCGGGCCCAGAAAGCAGCAGTCCAGAAGTCCCTCTGAGATGTGAGGATAgcacctgcctgcctcccagccctggcctcaTCAACGTGCGGCTCAAATTCCTCAATGACACCGAGGAGCTGGCTGTGGCCAGGCCAGAAGATACCGTGGGTGCCCTGAAGAG TAAATACTTCCCTGGACAAGAGAGCCAGATGAAACTGATCTACCAGGGCCGCCTGCTGCAGGACCCAGGCCGCACACTGCGTTCCCTGAACATTACCAACAACTGTGTGATTCACTGCCACCGCTCACCCCCAGGGTCAGCTGTTTCAGGCCCCTCAGCCTCCCTGGCCCCCTCCTCAGCCACTGAGCCCCCCAGCCTTGGTGTCAGTGTGGGCAGCCTTATGGTGCCTGTGTTTGTGGTGCTGTTGGGTGTGGTCTGGTACTTCCGTATCAATTACCGCCAGTTCTTTACCGCACCTGCCACTGTCTCCCTGGTGGGGGTCACTGTCTTCTTCAGCTTCCTAGTATTTGGGATGTATGGACGATAA
- the TMUB2 gene encoding transmembrane and ubiquitin-like domain-containing protein 2 isoform X2: MISRHLQNNLMSVDPVSSQAMELSDVTLIEGVGNEVTVVAGVVVLILALILAWLSTYVADSSSNQLLGTIVSAGDTSVLHLGHVDHLVAGQGTPEPTELPHPSEGNDEKAEEAGEGGGDSTGELGAGGGVEPSLEHLLDIQGLPKRPAGPESSSPEVPLRCEDSTCLPPSPGLINVRLKFLNDTEELAVARPEDTVGALKSKYFPGQESQMKLIYQGRLLQDPGRTLRSLNITNNCVIHCHRSPPGSAVSGPSASLAPSSATEPPSLGVSVGSLMVPVFVVLLGVVWYFRINYRQFFTAPATVSLVGVTVFFSFLVFGMYGR; this comes from the exons TGTGGACCCGGTCAGCAGCCAGGCCATGGAACTCTCTGATGTCACCCTCATTGAGGGTGTGGGTAATGAGGTGACTGTGGTGGCAGGTGTGGTGGTGCTGATTCTGGCCTTGATCCTAGCTTGGCTCTCTACCTACGTAGCAGACAGCAGTAGCAACCAGCTCCTGGGCACTATTGTGTCAGCTGGCGACACATCCGTCCTCCACCTGGGGCATGTGGACCATCTGGTTGCAGGCCAAGGCACCCCAGAGCCAACTGAACTCCCCCATCCATCAGAGGGTAATGATGAGAAGGCTGAAGAGGCTGGCGAAGGTGGGGGAGACTCCACAGGGGAGCTTGGAGCTGGGGGTGGTGTGGAGCCCAGCCTTGAGCATCTGCTTGACATCCAAGGCCTGCCCAAAAGACCAGCGGGCCCAGAAAGCAGCAGTCCAGAAGTCCCTCTGAGATGTGAGGATAgcacctgcctgcctcccagccctggcctcaTCAACGTGCGGCTCAAATTCCTCAATGACACCGAGGAGCTGGCTGTGGCCAGGCCAGAAGATACCGTGGGTGCCCTGAAGAG TAAATACTTCCCTGGACAAGAGAGCCAGATGAAACTGATCTACCAGGGCCGCCTGCTGCAGGACCCAGGCCGCACACTGCGTTCCCTGAACATTACCAACAACTGTGTGATTCACTGCCACCGCTCACCCCCAGGGTCAGCTGTTTCAGGCCCCTCAGCCTCCCTGGCCCCCTCCTCAGCCACTGAGCCCCCCAGCCTTGGTGTCAGTGTGGGCAGCCTTATGGTGCCTGTGTTTGTGGTGCTGTTGGGTGTGGTCTGGTACTTCCGTATCAATTACCGCCAGTTCTTTACCGCACCTGCCACTGTCTCCCTGGTGGGGGTCACTGTCTTCTTCAGCTTCCTAGTATTTGGGATGTATGGACGATAA
- the TMUB2 gene encoding transmembrane and ubiquitin-like domain-containing protein 2 isoform X3, giving the protein MELSDVTLIEGVGNEVTVVAGVVVLILALILAWLSTYVADSSSNQLLGTIVSAGDTSVLHLGHVDHLVAGQGTPEPTELPHPSEGNDEKAEEAGEGGGDSTGELGAGGGVEPSLEHLLDIQGLPKRPAGPESSSPEVPLRCEDSTCLPPSPGLINVRLKFLNDTEELAVARPEDTVGALKSKYFPGQESQMKLIYQGRLLQDPGRTLRSLNITNNCVIHCHRSPPGSAVSGPSASLAPSSATEPPSLGVSVGSLMVPVFVVLLGVVWYFRINYRQFFTAPATVSLVGVTVFFSFLVFGMYGR; this is encoded by the exons ATGGAACTCTCTGATGTCACCCTCATTGAGGGTGTGGGTAATGAGGTGACTGTGGTGGCAGGTGTGGTGGTGCTGATTCTGGCCTTGATCCTAGCTTGGCTCTCTACCTACGTAGCAGACAGCAGTAGCAACCAGCTCCTGGGCACTATTGTGTCAGCTGGCGACACATCCGTCCTCCACCTGGGGCATGTGGACCATCTGGTTGCAGGCCAAGGCACCCCAGAGCCAACTGAACTCCCCCATCCATCAGAGGGTAATGATGAGAAGGCTGAAGAGGCTGGCGAAGGTGGGGGAGACTCCACAGGGGAGCTTGGAGCTGGGGGTGGTGTGGAGCCCAGCCTTGAGCATCTGCTTGACATCCAAGGCCTGCCCAAAAGACCAGCGGGCCCAGAAAGCAGCAGTCCAGAAGTCCCTCTGAGATGTGAGGATAgcacctgcctgcctcccagccctggcctcaTCAACGTGCGGCTCAAATTCCTCAATGACACCGAGGAGCTGGCTGTGGCCAGGCCAGAAGATACCGTGGGTGCCCTGAAGAG TAAATACTTCCCTGGACAAGAGAGCCAGATGAAACTGATCTACCAGGGCCGCCTGCTGCAGGACCCAGGCCGCACACTGCGTTCCCTGAACATTACCAACAACTGTGTGATTCACTGCCACCGCTCACCCCCAGGGTCAGCTGTTTCAGGCCCCTCAGCCTCCCTGGCCCCCTCCTCAGCCACTGAGCCCCCCAGCCTTGGTGTCAGTGTGGGCAGCCTTATGGTGCCTGTGTTTGTGGTGCTGTTGGGTGTGGTCTGGTACTTCCGTATCAATTACCGCCAGTTCTTTACCGCACCTGCCACTGTCTCCCTGGTGGGGGTCACTGTCTTCTTCAGCTTCCTAGTATTTGGGATGTATGGACGATAA